TCTGTGCAGGCGCACAACGAAGCGGGATGTAATCCTGCAGCGTTACCAACGGATCACCTCCCGGGCGGGTATATACGGTGGCGGTACCATTAATCCTTTCGCCCACCACAGGTGCGGCAGACGAGCTGGTATTTTTGACGGTGTTTGATTTATGAGCGTGATTATTGTTGACTTTAGATACAGCAGCTGCAATATTTTCTTCGTTATCGTAATGACCGGATTGGTTTTTCAGATTACACGATGCCAGCAATGCTGCCAGCAACAGGCCAGGTAGTATTTTATTGAAATGCATACGCTAAAGTTACGGATTTATGGATGAAAGGCGGTCTTTCATCCACTCCGCAGCTGTACAAAGATTGGGCCTGGAATTCAGTATGGATAAAGGTATCGGCTATATGAAGGAGGAATATCTTCCGGAGTGGCTCACTTTTTTTTGCCATCAATCTTTTCATCATCTTCCCAATCTTCACTGTCATCCCAGTCATCGTCGTCATCATCCCAGTCTTCGTCCTCTTCTACAAGGAGACTTTGTTCAGATCCCGGTTCGATATTATTATCGCGCCAGTAAGCCACGATTTCACCGGCTTTTTGCTGCACCGGCTGAAAGTCGCTGATAGTACTGCCTTCGAATTCAATCTCGACGCCTGGCATTGCTTTGATGGAGTTGAAGCAATCCTGGAGGAGGGTGATATTGGAGGGATCGTTACGGAGTGCGCTATACGAAAGGCGGATAGCGTCGAAGGGACCGCTGTTGTGAAACACTTCCTCGCCGTTGAGCATAGGAAAAAGCCATACAAGTACGTCGTCGCCGGTTTCCTCGCTGTTAAGGATACCGAAGAAGTCGTCGAGCTGCTCAAAGCCCAGTGGCGCTAATTGTGCAAAAGCTTTATTTCTGGCAGGGAACTTAGGATGCTCTTCACCGGTGATCAGAAATAGTTCACCAAATCTGGGCTTGTCCTTAGCAGCAAACCTGAAATCAATGAGGATGTCGCTTTCCATTGATGGTTATTCTGTTTTCGCTGTAATATAATGCTTAATGTTTTGTTCATACCACCCTGTCTGAAAATAAAGATCCCTGACAAGTGGAATTCCGGCAAATTATGTTGATTTGTAATTTATAACAAATTAAAAAAATCGATCTCTCAATTTGTTATCTTTTCCTGCCGGAATTTTTGCTTATCAGGGATCGTGATCACATATGGGTGGTCACCGGTGATTACATAAAGTGGTAACGCACGAATGCTTCCATTGCTGCGTACTTCTGTAAGCCCAGTTTGTCGTACAGATCAGCAGTGTTAGCGTTGCGGTCTTCCGCGCGTTGCCAGAATTCGCGCAGATCTGTTCCCTGGAACGGAACTACGTCTTTCTGGCTCTGGTGGATGAAGATACCGAGGCGTTTCTGCATCACCTGGTCAGGACTCATAGGCACTGCCATTTCGATTTCATGGATATCCCATTCCTGCCATGCGCCTTTGTAGAGCCATACCCAACAGTCTTTAGCCCAGTCTTCATTTTTCACGATGTCGAGCGCAGCGAAAATGATGTCGAGGCAAACCTTGTGTGTACCGTGCGGATCTGCGAGGTCGCCGGCGCAGAAGATCTGTTGTGGTTTCAGTTTACGGAGCAGTTCCACGGTGAGTGCAACGTCTTCAGGACCCATTGGTTTCTTTTCTACCAGTCCGGTTTCATAGAAAGGCAGGTTCATGAAGTGTGCGTTTTCTTCCGGGATACCTACATAACGGCAGGTAGCTTTTGCTTCGCAACGACGGATCAGGCCTTTGATAGCGCGGATCTCCTGGGTATCTTTCTGGCTTGGTTTCTTGGTCCGGATAAAGGCTTTTGCTTCATCCAGGATCAGCGAGCTTTTGCTTTTATCGATATCGAACATGCCTTCGAAACCTACGGCAAAGTCGATGAAGCGCAGCACGAACTCGTCAGTAACAGCAATGTTGCCGGAAGTCTGATAAGCTACGTGTACGTCGTGCCCCTGTTCATGCAGGCGGATAAAGGTACCGCCCATGGAAATGATATCATCGTCCGGGTGCGGAGAGAAGATCAGTGCGCGTTTTTTGGCAGGCTCGGAACGCTCCGGATGTTTAGGCAGCTGTGGACCAGGTTTTCCGCCGGGCCAGCCGGTGATGGTATCACGGATACCGTTGAATTCCTTGATATTAAGTTCGTATGCAGAACCATATTGAACGATCAGGTCGTTGAGACCATTTTCATTATAGTCCTTATCAGTGAGCATCAGAATGGGCTTGTTCAGCTTCAGTGCCAGCCCGGTCACTGCTTTACGGATCAGTTTCGGCGTCCATTCGCAGTCGCCTGTGAGCCAGGGCTCTTTGAAGCGGGTGAGGTCAGCAGCCGCCTGCTCATCGATAATAAACTGGCAGTTAGGGTGCTGTTGCAGCAGCGATGCAGGTACCTGGTCGGTGCTGTGGCCTTCTACAGAGCGGCGTACAATCTTTGATTTGTGGGAACCCCAGGCCATCAGCAATATGCGTTTTGCTTTGAAGATGCTGCTGAGACCCATGGTGATGGCGAGGCGTGGTACCTGGCTCATATTCGGGAACTCGTAGGCATTAGCAAGACGGGTGCTGTTGTCCAGTGTAACCAGACGGGTATGGGAGTTGATGTTGGCGCCCGGCTCGTTGAAGCCGATATGGCCGTTGTTACCAATGCCCAGTACCTGTATATCGATGCCACCTAAGCTATCTATGCGTTTGTCGTATTCTTCGCAGTATTTTTTTATCTGGTCTTTCGGAATTGTTCCGTCAGGAATAAAAAACTGTCCTTCGGGGATATCAACATGATTGAACAGATGCTCTCTCATAAAGCGGTTGTAGCTCTGTAAAGCGTCTTGTTCTATAGGATAATATTCATCCAGGTTAAATGTGATTACATTTTTGAAGCTCAGTCCTTCTTCTTTATGAAGACGAACCAGTTCTGCATACAAGTACTTGGGAGTAGAGCCAGTGGCCAATCCCAGTATGGCTTTTTGGCCTGCAGCTTCCTTTTCGCGGATCAGTGCAGCAATTTCCTGTGCTACTGCTTTGGAACCCTCTTTGGCAGAAGGGTGTATTTCCACAGCAATTTGTTCAAAGCTGTCGATCAGTTCGATTTCCTGATGATTAATCGTCATTTGTAAACGTTTTTGATTAGATGCGGTTTAAAAACGAGCCGGAAAATTAAAGAAATTACTGCTAATGCGTGTTATTATTTAGCAAAATTTAAATGATATTTCCTTTATCCTTCATGAACCATTTAATATATAATCCTGTAACTATGTTTAGTACTCAGCGGTTGAATGCTATAAAGAAGTCATCTCAAGAAAACCGTTCCGGTACAAGCCGGAACGGTTTTCTTATCTTAATCAATAATGAACTCATCTGCAAACAACCAGGCAGGACTTCCGGCGCCCGCAGCACCTGCGGGGATGGTACCGAAATTCTGCATTTTTACTTTCACAAATTTTCCTCTTACCTGTTGTAAGGTTCCTCTGATGCGGTTAATGCCATTCTGGGTAAAAGTTGTTTGTTTATATACCTCTTTGTAAGTTTTGCCATCTTCAGAAACAGCAAATACTACTTCCTTCGGAGGATAGATCCAATCGCCTTTTGCATTGATAATATTGATGCCAACGCCATGAATATCCTGCACGCTGTCCAGTTCCACTACTGCTTCCATACCGGTGCCTTTGAAGCCAAACCATTCGTTGTCGCTATAGGAAGCGTTGCCTTCTATGCCATTTACCAGCACAAAGGTGCTTTCCGGATGATGGCTTTTATCCGCTTCCGGTGTCATGGTAACTTTTTTGGCCAGTCCTTTGTGAAAGCGGAAAGTCTGATTGTATTCATTGCCGAATGGTTTGCCATCGAGGAATACCTGCGCCCTTACAGTGCCTGTTTTAGCGATCTGAATGGGTTGGGTATAAGGAGTCGACTGAGGGGTAGGAGCGGTACTATCGGTAGAGAAAAATATCCTGGCGTTGTCGAGAATGCTGCTGAGCGTGAGTGTTACAGCACCTTTGCCGTTGCCGGCTATCTTTCCTTTTACTTCAAATACATGCTTGGCGTAATTTACTTTCTTCAGGTCGAGGCGTTTCACATGCCATTTAAGGCGCCCGGCGAAGTTGTCGTAATTGCGTTTGTCTTTGGGAGACCAAACCACTTCGGCCAGCGCTGCTGCACGTGGATAGGCCATATACTCCAGGTAGTCGGTGTTGCCGATATATTCGGTCCACAGGTTGGCCTGTGCGCCTTTGATGTATTGGGCTTCATCTTTGTTCAGTTCAGCCGGCACTGGTTCGTAGGAATAGACCTGGCTCACAGGTAGGAATCCGCCGATGGCCAATGGTTCATTGGCAGATCTTGACTGGTAATGATCGAAGTAGCAATAATCGCCTGGTGTCATGATCACATTGTGATGTTGCTTCGCCGCGGCGATGCCGCCTTCTACGCCTCTCCAGCTCATTACGCTGGCATTAGGAGCGAGGCCGCCTTCCAGGATTTCATCCCAGCCTATGATCTGGCGTCCTTTGCTGTTCAGGTATTTTTCCATGCGCTGAATGAAGTAGCTCTGCAGTGCATGCGCATCTTTGAGGCCTTCCTGCTTCATGCGGGCCTGGCATTTCGGGCATTTCTCCCAACGCACTTTCGGGCATTCATCGCCACCGATGTGAATATACTTGCTGGGGAACAATGCCATTACTTCATCCAGCACATCCTGCAGGAAGAGGTAAACGCTGTCGTTACCGGCGCAGTACACATCGTCATATACGCCCCAGCGTGTGCCTACTTCATATGGGCCACCGGTGCAACCCAGGTTAGGATACGCTGCCAGTACGGCGAGGGAGTGGCCAGGCATTTCAATTTCAGGGATGATGGTAACGAAACGGTCGGCTGCATACTTTACCACATCTTTGATCTGGTCTTGTGTATAATAGCCACCATAAGGTTTGCCATCGAATTTGTTATCTGCATATTTGCCGGCCATGGTTTCTTTCCTTTTAGAAGAAATTTCCTGCAGGCGCGGATATTTCTTGATTTCAATGCGCCAGCCCTGGTCTTCGGTCAGATGCCAGTGGAAGGTGTTGAACTTATGCATGGCCAGCAGGTCGATATACTTCTTGACGAATTCAACGGAGAAGAAGTGCCTGCCTACATCGAGATGCATACCGCGATAGGGAAAGCGGGGCGCATCGGTGATATTGACGCCTGGAATATATAATGCGGCTGTTTTCTCAACCGGCAGCAGCTGTATCAGGGTTTGTATACCGTAGAAAGTACCGCTGCTGCTGTTACCGTTGATGGCAACATGTTGATGATCTGCAATTAGCGTATAACCTTCTCCGTTAGTAGAATCACTTCCTGAATGCAATATAATCGCATTCTTATCGCCCTTATCCTGGATAGCGAGTTCGTATCCGGTCAGCTCTCTGAGCCAGGTATTAAACAGGGCAGCAGTTTTTTTGTCGCTTTCATTCGTAGCAATGATCACTGTTTTTTTATCCAGCAGGAATGAGTCGGCGGTTTCGCTGATGCTGGCTGGTAAAGGAATGATACTTACCCGTCCTTTCGGTGCGCCGGCTTTTTCGCCGGTATTGCAGCTCCAGAGGCCGGCTGTAGTCAGCGCAAGGCCGGAAAGCAGGCAGAGGTGAAGAAAGGTTTTTAGAGACATATGTGTTTTTTAGCTGCCAGCCTTTAGCTTTTAGCTGTTAGCTGGCGTTTTGTTGGAAATTATTTTAAGAATTAGTGGCTGGCTCCTACCAGTTCTATTTCGCACAACACGGGCCGGTGATCGGACGCCACGGTTTCTTCGATGATCCGGGCGGCGGTAATGCTCCAGCGGTGTTTGGGTGCTACCATGATGTAATCCAGTTTTACTTTAGGAGAATCGGATGGGAAGGTAGGCCCCATCTGACTGGTTGCATCGGTAAAAACTGTTTTCAGGATGCCTACTTCTTTGGAAGCTGGCAGCGCGTTGAAGTCGCCGGCAAGAATAACAGGTGTGGCGGCTGTGCGGAAATATTCGGCAAGGGCATTAGCCTGGTCGATGCGGTCAGTAGCTTTGTGGCCTGCATCGAGGTGCGTGGTGACAAACTGCAGCGTGTCGCCCGGGAATTGTATGGTAACGATGCCTGCGGCCCTGGGCTCATTGCCTTTGGTAGAAGGCAGTGGCAGGGTAGTAGTGTTGCTGATGGGAAAACGGGAAAGAATGCCGGTACCGTAACCACCACCGTCGAAATCCATGGATTTCACGAAATAGGTGTACATGCCGGTAGATGCTGCCAGTTCTTTGAGCTGGTCAGACTGGCCGGTACGGGAGGTAACGCTGTCTACTTCCTGTAGTGCTACCAGATCCGGATTGGTGGCCAGTATCACGTTGGCAATTCCCTGGAGGTCGAGCACCTGTTTCATGTTTTCCCCATGATGGATGTTGTAAGTAAGGATCTTTACTTTTTGCGCCTGTGCTAAAAGTGAAAAGCCTGTAGTACATACAACAGCAATAAGCAGCATTTTTTTCATAGCATCGTGTATTTAGGGATTTGAATACGGGAATCCCGGTTCAAAATCAGTTAAATGCTTCTTTCACGGGTCTGCCGGTCCAAACCTGCGGGGTTTTCAGACCGAAGATCCATGCGAGCGTGGCGGCGGTGAGCACCGAAACCATCCATGCCGATGAGGATCACGTGCTTCACCCCTTTGACCTGTGCCTGCGCAAAGAAACTGCCAAGCAACAAGCCTGTTGCAATGATCAATTTTTTCATTTCGTTGTTCACTTTAGGCGACGGCCTGCTGCCGTCCGCTTATTATATAATTAATGGGTTTCTTACAGGATATGACTATAGCTGGAGGCTAAGATAATAATGTTTTCTCGGCTATTTCACGGATCAGCGCCACTTCTTTTTTCTGCGAAACGGAAATGCCATATTCCGGAACGCCGGGAATGCCTCCCATGCTTACATTGGGATTGCGGTATATCATTTTGCTTTCTTCGTAAGCTTTAGCAGTGGTATGATATTCCATGATGCCGGTTGCTTTGATCAGCTGGGCAATGTTGCCGGATCGTACGCCGGAACCAGCCATGATGGCAATTCTGTCGTTAGCCCTTTCCAGCAGATCTTTCAGCAGCGGAGCTCCTTCCACGGCAGTATTGCGGGAACCGGAAGTAAGGATACGTTCGCAACCGATACTGATGATATCTTCCAATGCTTCAAAAGGATTATCTGTCATATCAAATGCCCGGTGAAAAGTAACGCCCATGGGCCATGCCAGTTCTGTCAGCAGTTTGCAGCGTTGCTTATCTATCCGGCCGTCAGGTGTCAGTATCCCGATCACCACGCCGTTGCAGCCGAGCTGTTTACATCTTTCGATATCTTTTATCATTACCTCAAACTCCAGATCAGTATAGAGGAAATCTCCGCCGCGGGGGCGAATGATAGGGTAGAGATCTATTTTAACTTTGTCTCTCGCTACAGCAATGGTACCATGGGAAGGCGTGGTACCACCTTCCAGCAGGTTGTCGCATAATTCAATCCGGTTGGCTCCTCCATCTTCCGCAGCTATACAGGAAGCAACAGACGCAGCACATATTTCAAGGGTGAACATAAGAAACAGCTTTATGAGAGCTACCAGCAGCTGGCTGCTAGTAGCTGCCAGCTAAAAATAATGTTTTCCGTCTATCAGCACATTGCTGGTATCGCTGGTGCAGGCGGCATAATTGAAGCCTTTCTGCAGGCAATAAGCACCGTGTTCTCCTTTTTTATTCAGGGCAAGGAAGCCTACCTGTATTTCTTTCGCTTTGGAGGGGCTTCTTTTTACGATCCTTTCCACAGCTTCTTTGCAGGCTTTTTCCGGCGGATATCCCTGGCGCATCAGCTCTACTACGAGGTGACTGCCTACTATTTTGATCACTTCTTCGCCTACACCGGTGCTGGTGGCGGCGCCTACTTCATTGTCGACATACAGGCCGGCGCCGATGATAGGCGAATCACCTACACG
The genomic region above belongs to Chitinophaga sp. 180180018-3 and contains:
- a CDS encoding family 20 glycosylhydrolase, with the translated sequence MSLKTFLHLCLLSGLALTTAGLWSCNTGEKAGAPKGRVSIIPLPASISETADSFLLDKKTVIIATNESDKKTAALFNTWLRELTGYELAIQDKGDKNAIILHSGSDSTNGEGYTLIADHQHVAINGNSSSGTFYGIQTLIQLLPVEKTAALYIPGVNITDAPRFPYRGMHLDVGRHFFSVEFVKKYIDLLAMHKFNTFHWHLTEDQGWRIEIKKYPRLQEISSKRKETMAGKYADNKFDGKPYGGYYTQDQIKDVVKYAADRFVTIIPEIEMPGHSLAVLAAYPNLGCTGGPYEVGTRWGVYDDVYCAGNDSVYLFLQDVLDEVMALFPSKYIHIGGDECPKVRWEKCPKCQARMKQEGLKDAHALQSYFIQRMEKYLNSKGRQIIGWDEILEGGLAPNASVMSWRGVEGGIAAAKQHHNVIMTPGDYCYFDHYQSRSANEPLAIGGFLPVSQVYSYEPVPAELNKDEAQYIKGAQANLWTEYIGNTDYLEYMAYPRAAALAEVVWSPKDKRNYDNFAGRLKWHVKRLDLKKVNYAKHVFEVKGKIAGNGKGAVTLTLSSILDNARIFFSTDSTAPTPQSTPYTQPIQIAKTGTVRAQVFLDGKPFGNEYNQTFRFHKGLAKKVTMTPEADKSHHPESTFVLVNGIEGNASYSDNEWFGFKGTGMEAVVELDSVQDIHGVGINIINAKGDWIYPPKEVVFAVSEDGKTYKEVYKQTTFTQNGINRIRGTLQQVRGKFVKVKMQNFGTIPAGAAGAGSPAWLFADEFIID
- a CDS encoding endonuclease/exonuclease/phosphatase family protein, producing MKKMLLIAVVCTTGFSLLAQAQKVKILTYNIHHGENMKQVLDLQGIANVILATNPDLVALQEVDSVTSRTGQSDQLKELAASTGMYTYFVKSMDFDGGGYGTGILSRFPISNTTTLPLPSTKGNEPRAAGIVTIQFPGDTLQFVTTHLDAGHKATDRIDQANALAEYFRTAATPVILAGDFNALPASKEVGILKTVFTDATSQMGPTFPSDSPKVKLDYIMVAPKHRWSITAARIIEETVASDHRPVLCEIELVGASH
- a CDS encoding copper homeostasis protein CutC, which gives rise to MFTLEICAASVASCIAAEDGGANRIELCDNLLEGGTTPSHGTIAVARDKVKIDLYPIIRPRGGDFLYTDLEFEVMIKDIERCKQLGCNGVVIGILTPDGRIDKQRCKLLTELAWPMGVTFHRAFDMTDNPFEALEDIISIGCERILTSGSRNTAVEGAPLLKDLLERANDRIAIMAGSGVRSGNIAQLIKATGIMEYHTTAKAYEESKMIYRNPNVSMGGIPGVPEYGISVSQKKEVALIREIAEKTLLS